The sequence below is a genomic window from Blastopirellula retiformator.
CCGTCCTCAAAGCCCAGTGGCTGCAGCAACTGTGGTCCGCCGAAGATCAGGGCATCTACTCGCTGGAGTTTCGCGTTTCCATCGATGGCTTCTCGCCGGCGACCAATGATCCGATCCGCGGCGCCGGTACGTTTGATCGCGCGATGCGCGGCGTGCAGCTGCTGGTCGAGCACGACTTTCTGCCGATCATCACCGCGGTCCGGACCTGGCCTGACGCGGAAGAAGCGGAAGTGGTCGCCAACTTCGCCGCCGTGTTGCGCGACATCGGCTACACGCGTCCGCGAATCAAGCTGTTGCCGACGCTGCAGTTGGGCGCCGAAGAGACCCGCTCGTGCGGCTATGGCCAGCATGATCGGATCACCGCCGAGATGTGGGCCGGCTTTGATGCGACGCAGCTGGTATGCGAGCATAGCCGCGTCGTCTCAGACCGCGGCGTCCACGTCTGCCCGATTCTGGTCGAAGCGCCCGATTCGCTACTGGGCGAAACGCTGGCCGAGTCGCTACGTCCTTTTCCGCTAGCGCATGGCGCCTGCTTCACGTGCTATCAGTTTGGATCGATCTGCGCCAATCCTTCGACCGCGGCGGGAACAGGGAACGGATCATGACGACGCGAATCGCCTACTTTGGCGGCGTCTACAACAACTATCTAGCGCTCGAGGCGGCGATTGCCGACGCGAAGGGGCGCGGCGTCGATCAGATGTTTTGCCTGGGCGATCTCGGCGCATTCGGGCCCCATCCCGATCGGGTCTTTCCGCTGCTGCACGATCACGCAATCCAGGTCGTTCGCGGAAACTATGACGATTCGATCGGTCATGGCCTCGACGATTGCCAATGCGGCTACACCGATCCCCGCGACAACCACTTTGCCCAGATCAGCTACGACTACACGCTGCAGAACACCTCCAGCGACAATCGCGCCTACCTGCGAACGCTCCCTCCCGAGATCGAGCTAGAGATCGAAGGGAAGCGAATCTTACTTTGTCATGGTAGCCCGCGACGGACCAACGAATTTTTATGGGAATCGACGACGTCGACTTCCTTTTTGGACTGGCTTTGCAAGGAGCGGCAAGCCGATCTGATTCTGGCGACCCATACCGGCATTCATTGGGGGCGCGAGCTAGCGAACCGCGGGGCGTTTGTGAACGTAGGTGCCTTAGGTCGGCCGGCCAACAATGGCCAGACCGAGGTTTGGTACACAATCGTCACCATCGACGCTCAGGCCGGTATCCGCTGGCAGTTTGTGCCGCTGGCCTACGACTTTCGCCGTTTGAGCCGAGAAATGCAGGCCGAACGGCTTCCGCCGGAGTTTATCGAAACGGTCGAGACCGGCTGGTGGACGACCTGCCTAGAGGTATTGCCCGCCAAAGAGCGCCGCACTGGGCGATATTAAATTTGGGGCAAAGTCGCACTTGGCCGAGAGCGGTCCGAATTTCGAGACTCGCACCGCCGATTGTAAGCGTTATATTGAAGAGATCGTAAACAACTTTCAACGCATTTGGGAGCGTTAGCCGATGTCGACACGAGTTTTCGCCTGCCTGTCGCTGCTGCTGGCCAGTCTGCCGGTTGTCGCGGCCGAACCGGAGAATCGCTCGCCTCAGCAACTGCCCCAACCAGCTGCAGAGCAAACCGACCGGGCTATCCGTCGGGCAATTCGTCAGCTGGACAGCGACACCTTTGCCGAACGCCGGGAAGCGGCCGACGCGCTGCGTGACGCTGGCGCCGCGGCGATCGCTCCGCTGGAAGAAGCGTGCCGCGATGGCGCCGGCGAGCGGGTCGCCCAGTCGATCGAGATCCTCAAGTCGTTCGCCGCCAGCGAAGACCGCATGGTTAGCGCGGCCGCGCAACAGGCGCTGCAGAACATCGCCAACGGCGACAACGCCACCGCCGCCAAACTGGCCGCAACCGCGACGCAGTCGCTGCGATCCGCTCCCGGTCGCCTGCAGCTGCCGGACGTTCGTCACCGGATCGGCGAGCAGCCAGGTTTCGGCGCACGCCGCAACTTCAGCATGTCGACCGTCCGCAACAACGGCCGCGAAGAAATGAAAGTGACCGATGGCGATCTGGAAGTGGTGATCAACAAAGATCCGAACGGACCGATCCAGGTCGAGTGGCAAGCAGGGGGCGGCGAAAAGCAAACCGCCAAAGCGGACGATCTGCAGCAGTTGCGGGAAGAACATCCCGAAGCGGCGAAACTGGTCGAAAAGTACGAGGCCCGCGGCCTCGGCGCTCTGGGCGGAGGGATGATCGGCGACAACCGCTTCTTCGCCCCGATGCGAATGGGCGGCTTGCCAATTCCGCAGCCGATGATGGAAATGGACGAACACTTCGCCCGGATGCGGGCCGAGCATCAACGGATGGTCGAGCAGATGCGGGCTCAGCACGAAGAGCGGATGCAGGAAATGCGTCGCCTGGCCCCGCCGGTCGCCCCTGGCATTCGGCCGCCGCAAATCGAACGTCTCCGCGCCAGCACCGAGCAACTTCGCCAGCGCGTCGAGAATGGCCAGGTCGATGAAGCGACCCAGGCCGAGATCGAGCGGCTGCAACGCGTGCTCGACGAACTGCAACTGCAGTTTGGCCGCTAGTCGCTGGCCGACTCTTCCGCCGGCGTCACCAACACGACCCGCATGCCGCGATGTCCCGGCAAGATGCGGGTAGTCGACGCCCATGGCAGCGACTGGGCCGCTTTGACCGCCAACTCGGCGGCAAACGCCGGATCGCCCGGCTCCATCACCACGATCGTCTGCGGCTCGGTGACCATGTCGGCCTGCCAGGGCTGCAGCAATTCGGGATCGCCATTGCGAAGCGGGATCACCTGGGGAAACGGCGTCTGCGGCCGATACAGGGCCGCGACCGGCAGCCGACAGAAGTCGGCCAGCGCGTCGTCGTTGGCGACCAGCTCATTCGATTCGATCAAGCCCGACGAAACCATCAGCGTCGCTTCCGGCGGCAGTTCTAACTGGTCGATCGTGGCGATCGCTCCTCGCCAATCTTGCCGCCGCTGATGGGTCCAGTGATCGGGCAGGTGAAAGAAGAAGATCGAACTGGCCATCGTCACCGCGACCAAGATGCGGAGACCGCGGAACTCGATCCGGGCGACATTCAGCCCCGCCCAGACAAACAACATCGCCTGACTGCCGATCAAGTACCGTCGCAAAAACAGTGGCGTGATCTCGAGGTAGGTGACGTACCACGCAACCGCAATCGGCGCCAGCGTGGCGAAGATTGTCCAGACGTAATGTGCGGTCCAGTTTCGCTGTCGTTCGTCCGCCTGTCGGCCTGGCAGCAGCTTGTTGCCGACCAGCGCGATCGCCAGCGGCGCCAGCCCGAACGGAATGATCGGGAGGATCTCGATGATTCGAAACGACGATCCGGCATGAATGAACTGCGTCCAGTTGAGCCGTCGCGAGTAGACGAGCGCCAGCTGCGGATAAAGGGGCAACAGGCCGACGCCCAGCCCGGCCAACATCAACGCCAATCGTCCCCAGGCCCGATGTCCCCAAGCGGCCAACAACAGCGGCGGCAAACAAGCGGCGACCAGCAATGCCGCCGTCAAATGCAAATGGATCGTGAGCGCCGCCGTCAGCGTCCAGAGCACCGCCGTCCGCCGATCAAAGTCGCGCCACAGCCGCATCGTCAGGGCGAACAGCAACAAACAGCCTAGCTGCGCCGCGGCGTACGATCGAGCCTCGGTCGCATAAAACACCATGTCGCGGTCGACGGCGACCAGCAGCGCTGCCGTAATGCCGGCCAGTCCCGATCCGCTCCAACGCCGCACCAAAACGCCGATCAGAACCAACGTCGTCACGCCGCAGACGACCGATGGCATCCGCAAGGTCCACTCGCTGGCGCCAAACAGCTCGACAACCAGCCGCTCGAGCCAGAAAAAGAGGGGGCCGTTATTCCCTTCGATCGCGCGGCGGGGGATCTCGCTGACGTCGCCATCGATCACCCAGGCCGTATGCAGTTCGTCGAGCCAGAGACTTTCTCGCAAGGGGAGCAGCCGCAGCCCCAGTCCCAACAGCGCAATCAGCAACAGCGATCGCCAAAACAGGCGACTGGCGAGAGGGACATTCCAGGAGAAAGGCGAATCGGTCACGCGATAGATTGTAGTCGCGGATCGATGGCGAGGGAGTGGACTGGGAGAGCTAATTTCGCTAATCGGTCGAAACGGCGACCAGCTCTTCGTTGACCGCTTCGATCTGCTCGGCCGAAATCACCGTTTGCTCTTCGGCGAAGGCGATCAACAGGGCCAAGTCGCACAGCCGATTGATCCGCCGTGGGGCGCCGCCGGTGATCTCGTGCAGTCGCGCCAGGGCCGCGGCCTCAATAATCTCTCGCCGAGCCCCGGCCGTCGTCAGACGATGCAGCACATAGGACGCAGTTTCGTCGGCCGACAAAGGCTTGACCATGCATTTGACCGCCAGGCGCGTCTCAAAGGCCGGGGTCCGCTTCAGCGCCGGTAAGATCTCGGTCTGGCCGACCAACAGCAGCGTCAGGTCGAGCAACCCGTCGGTCTCCAGATTGGTCAGCAGCCGCAACGTTTCTAGGGCGTTGAAATCGGCGACCAGGTGAGCTTCGTCGATGACCAGCACCGCATGGTTGCCCGCTTTGGTGTTCTCGCTCAGTCCGCGGCGGATCGCCTGGACGCTGTCGGCGATCGACGTGGTGGCCGATTGCTCAACGCCAACCAGCTCGCGCACGATGTAGGCCAACAGTTGGTCGGCCGGCATGTACGGAAAGACGACGTGGACCTTCGGCGTAAACTGCTCGGGCAGTTGCTGCAGCAAGAGAGAAGCCATCAAGCTTTTCCCCAGCCCTTCGCCGCCGGTTAGCAGCGCCGCGCCGCGACGATTTTCGACCGCGTACCGCAATTTCAACAACGTTCCCTGGGCCGACTCGGCCGGGTAGTAGAACGCCGGAATCGCCGTATTTTCAAACGGGCGAGTGCTCAGATTCCAGTAGTCTTCGTACATTGCTTTTTAACCGACGAAATTTTCGGTGACGCCCAGGATCGAAATTCCGGCGCCTGCCAGACGCCGCACGACTTCCGCCACCTGCGAGTCGTCCGAGATCCGCAGATCGCGAACGATCATGGCGGCGTCGATCTGACTCACTTTGTTCGGCACGTCATGGACCTGGCCAACGTCGACCAGGATCATGTCGTAGCTCCCTTTCATGCTCTGCAGCATTTGATCGAGTTTCTCCGGCGTTCCTTTCGCCAGGCTTGGCGCCAGGGTCAGATCGTCGATGACCGAATGAATCGCCGCATCTTCGACCGTCGGACCACCTTCGGCGATCGCTTCCCAGCCATGTTCGACCCGCACGCCCAACCGGGTGGCCAACTCGGGATTAGTGTCGCTGGCGTCGACGATGGCGGTTTTCATACCGCCGCCGGCCAGCATCTTGGCCAGGCAGAGCGTCAACGTCGAGCAACCTTCGCCAGCGGCGAAGCTGTAGACGGCGACCACTTTCTTTCCTTGGCCGCTCACTTCGGTCAGGCGATCCCGCACTTCGGCGAAGCCTTCAAAGCCCCGTTCCAAAAGCATCTCGATCGTCGCCGGCCAGGCGAACCGGGGAGCTTCCCACTGCGGACGGAACGTCACGTTTTTCGGGGCGGCGCTGCTGGTGGTCAGCATGCTTTCCCATTCCAGGCGATCGCTGGTTTTGCCCGCAGGGGGAGCGATCGACTTGGCAGGCTGCTTCTCGGGGGCCAATTTCTCGGGTGCCGGTTGCTTGGCTTCCGGCTTGTTGACTTTCGGCGGCGACGGGGCAGGGGACACTTCGGCGACCGGCGGGGCCGCTTCTTTTTCGGCCCGGACCCGCTTCAAGATGCGATCGACGGCGGCGGCGACGGCGGCCGTGTTTTGGGCTGACGCGTCAAAGACCGACGCTTCCGGCGTTGGGGCTTCGTCTTCTTCCGACTCCGCGGCCAAATCGCCTAGATCACCCTCGTTGGTCGGTGAACCCGGCAAGTCGATCCGCAATCCCTTCTTCCGCCACTCATACAGTTGTTCGACCGTCGGTCCGCCCGGAAAGACGGGAACGCTGCGGGAATATTCGGCAGCGGGATCGTCCGAGGTCGGAACTTCGGGGCCGTACGCACGAATGAAGGCTCGATCTACAGAACTCATTAACGCAACCTCCCCATCGGGTCTTCAAATCCGTTCAAACGAGCCTGAGCCGGTCGATCGGCGGCAGGATCGCCTGGTGCGTAATATCTTGCGTCGCTGACGCTCGGCGACGGGCCAAACAAGTCGGTGGAGTTCAGCCCTTGTTGACCATAGCGGCTGCCGGAGGTGGTCGGCGAGACCGGCTCGGGGCGCCCTAGCGAAGCGGTCGGATGGACCGTTTGCGGCTGTACCGATGGCGCCTGGGCCCCTTGATCGAAAATCGGACGACCCGCCGGCGAGGTCTCGCCGGTTGCGTTGCCGCCGGTCGCACTTCCACCGGCGGCGCTACCGCGCGGCTCTTGCCGATACCAGGGCGTTTCCGAATTGCTGCGGTTGGCGGGCGCGGCGTTGTTGTACTGCGTTTGCATGGCGCCGCCGCCAGAACCGTACATCGACGCGCCGTACGACGACGTGCCGGTGGGCGGTTGGCCAGGTCGCGTGGCGACTTCATATTCGGGGCTGGTCGCGCCCCCCAGCAAGTCGGCCGAACTGATCGGCGGAGTGCTGCGTGGGTTGGCCTGACCGGCGACCGAGCCTCCCAGCGAAGCTCGCGGGGCAGACGCTTCGTCGGCGCCGTTTGGCTCTGGGAATGGATTGAACTTGGGCGCCGTCTGACCGCCGCCATCTTGCAGCGGCGGAGCGACTTCGTCCGACGCGGTGATCGCCGGCTCCATCTTTTCCATATGAATGTGTTCGGCGGGATCTTCCGCATCCAAACCAATCGCCGGGGCAAAATCCGGGGCTTCGCTCTGCTGGCCGAGCTGGATGTCGGGGCTCAGTTCCAGCGAGTCAGGCGCCGGATCGTTATTCTTACCGCGATGGCCGGTCGAAATCGTGATTGTTCCCCAGATCAACACGCCGGCGATCATCGCCAAAAACAACCGCGTGCGCCACACCGGCGCCTTGGTCGCTTTCATCCGCTCGCGACGCCCTTGGGCGCCTTCGTACAGCGGCTTGCGATAGCTAGCGGAAGTTCGATTGGGGGGCGTCGCCGCGGCCGATATTCCCGGCGCCGGACGTTCGCTGACCGGCCGGCGGGGCGAGTGCGGGCCGCGCGGCGTGTGAGCGGCGTCCACGCGATGCGTTGGGGGGGCAGGTTTTTCCGAGGGTGCGTTTGCGACGAGCGGCTCTTGATCGACGTCATCATTGACGGCCAGCGGAGCGGCAGGCGGCTTCGGGGGAGCCGCCAAGTCGGGCATACGCAACAAAACCCGGGGGAGCGCCGGCACCAGTTGGGCTTTCGGCTCCGCGTCTGTGGGGGTTGTCGTGTTGGTCATCGTCTTGGCTTCCTTGCCTATTTTCACAGTCTCGACGCCATCTTGGCGTATTTCTGGTCCGTCATCTCTTCGGATCGGGCAGCGAGTCTGCAGATCTTGAGCGTTAGATAAGAAAAATTGACTTTGCCGGCTAGGCGAAGTTTTGCGGAAACCGCTTTTCGGACGAACCTTGTCGCTTTATTGGCAATCTGGGATACTTAGAGGGCTACAAATTTCCCTTTAGTGACAGCAGTGCCCTGACCAAGTCCGTACGGCAGCCGCCGGCGGCCCACAAAAAATACAGCATGGCGATCGCGACTCCCAACAAACCCCAGCATCTGATCTACAACGAACTCGACAAGCGGATCCTGATCCTCGACGGAGCGATGGGAACCATGGTCCAGCGGCACAAGCTGGATGAAGACGCGGTGCGCGGTCCTCAGTTCCAAGGCTTCCACAAAGACCTGAAGAACTTCACCGACATTCTCTGCCTGACCCGGCCCGAGATCATCGAGCAGATCCATCGCGATTTCCTGGAAGCTGGCGCCGATATCATCGAGACCAATACCTTTGGCGCCACGCCGGTCGCGATGGAAGAGTTCGATCTTGCGCATCTGGCGACCGACGTCAACATCGCTGCGGTCAAGCTGGCCCGCAAGGTGGCGGACGAGTTCAACGAAAAGACGCCCAACAAGCGGCGGTTCGTCGCCGGCTCGATCGGTCCGACCAGCCGCACCGCGTCGATGTCTCCCAAGGTCGAAGACCCCGGCTTCCGCAACATCACCTTCCAGCAACTGGTCGATTCGTACCTGGTGCAGATCGCGGCGATGGCCGAAGCAGGCGCCGACCTGCTGTTCCCCGAGACGTCGTTCGACACCCTCAATATGAAGGCGTGCCTCTTTGCGATCGAGAAGTATTTCAAAGATAACAACGTCGAAATGCCGGTGATGGGCTCGGTCACGATCACCGACGAAAGCGGTCGTACCCTCAGCGGTCAGACGGTCGAAGCGTTTTGGAACTCCGTCTCGCACTTCCCGCTGCTCAGCATCGGCGTCAACTGCGCGCTCGGCGCCGACAAGATGCGTCCCTACGTGCAAGAGCTGGCCTCGATCTCCAACTCGTACGTCAGCTGCCATCCCAACGCCGGCCTGCCGAACGAGTTTGGTGAGTATGACGAAACGCCCGACCAAATGGCGGCGACTCTGACCACCTTTGCCGACAACGGCTGGATCAACATCGTCGGCGGCTGCTGCGGCACGTCGCCCAACCATATCCGTGCGATCGCCGAAGCGGTCCGCGACAAACCGCCGCGTCAGCGCGGGACGCCTCCCGACTATACCCGGCTGTCAGGCCAGGAATCGTTCACCATTCTGCCGACCTCCAACTTCACGATGATCGGCGAACGAACCAACGTCACCGGCTCGCGGCGGTTCGCCCGGCTGATTCGGGAAGAGCTGTTTGAAGAAGCGATCGCGGTGGCGCTCGATCAGGTCAACAACGGCGCCAACGTCATCGACATCAACATGGACGACGCTTTGCTCGACGGCGAAGCGGCGATGGCCCGCTACTTGAACCTGATCGCCGCCGAGCCTGACATCAGCCGAGTGCCGATCATGATCGACAGCTCAAAATGGTCGGTCATCGAGGCAGGCCTGCGCTGCGTGCAAGGCAAGCCGATCGTCAACTCGATCAGTTTGAAAGAAGGGGAAGAGGACTTCCTGGCCAAGGCCCGCCTGGTGCGCAGCTATGGCGCCGCGGTCGTCGTGATGGCGTTTGACGAAACCGGTCAGGCGGTCGAAAAAGACGATAAGGTCCGCATCTGTAAGCGGGCCTACGACCTGCTCGTCAACGAGGTCGGCTTCCCTCCGAGCGACATCATCTTTGACCCCAACATCCTGACGGTCGCCACCGGCATCGAAGAGCACAACAACTACGCCCTCAACTTCATCGAAGCTTGCCGCGAGATCAAACAGGTCTGCCCCGGCGCCATGATCTCGGGCGGCGTCAGTAACGTCTCATTCTCATTCCGCGGTAACGACTTCGTCCGCGAGGCGATTCACGCCTGCTTCCTGTACCACGCCATTAAGGCGGGCCTGGACATGGGCATCGTCAACGCCGGTCAGCTGGCCGTGTATGACGAGGTCGAACCAGAGCTGCGCGATTTGATCGAAGACGTGCTCTTCAATCGTCGCGAAGACGCCACTGAACGGCTGGTCGACTATGCCGAGTCGGTCAAAGACCGCAAGGCAGGCGGCAAAGGGGTGACCGAAGATCTCTCGTGGCGGGAAGGAACCGTTCAAGAACGTCTGTCGCACGCCCTGGTGAAGGGGATCGACAAGTACGTCGTCGAAGATACCGAAGAGGCCCGCTCGCACTACGAGAGATGCCTGCACATCATCGAAGGGCCGCTGATGGACGGCATGAACGTCGTCGGCGACCTGTTTGGCGCCGGCAAGATGTTTTTGCCCCAGGTGGTCAAGAGCGCCCGCGTGATGAAGAAGGCGGTCGCTTACCTTCTGCCGTTTATGGAAGAAGAGAAAGCGGCGGCCGGCGAAGCGGCGCAAGATGCTCGCGGCAAGATCTTGATGGCGACCGTCAAAGGGGACGTCCACGACATCGGCAAGAACATCGTCGGCGTCGTCTTGGGCTGTAACAACTACGAGGTGATCGACCTGGGCGTGATGGTCAACTGCGACAAGATCCTGGCCGCCGCCAAACAGCATGGCGTCGACGCGATCGGCCTGTCGGGCTTGATCACGCCGAGCCTCGACGAAATGGTCCACGTCGCCAAAGAGATGGAAGCCGCCGGCTTTGACATTCCGCTCTTGATCGGCGGCGCCACCACCAGCGCCAAGCATACCGCGGTGAAGATCGCCCCGGCTTATCATGGCACGACGGTCCATGTGCTCGACGCTTCGCGCAGCGTCGGCGTGGTCGATCGCCTGCTCAGCCAAGACATGAAGGCCGACTTCATCGAGAAGAACCGGCAACTGCAGGCCGACCTGGTCGCGTCGTACAAGAAACGGCAAGAGGTGAAGCTCGTTTCGCTGGAACATGCCCGCCGCAACAAGTTCGCCACCGATTGGCTGGCGGTCGACATTCGCACTCCCAGCTTCCTCGGCGTGCGAACGCTGCCGAAGGTTTCGCTGGCCGAACTGCGCCAGTACATCGACTGGACGCCGTTCTTCATGTCGTGGGAACTGAAAGGAAAGTTCCCGAAGATCTTTGAAGACTCGTACGTCGGCGTCGAAGCGAAAAAGCTGTACGAAGACGCCAACGCGCTGCTCGACAAGATCGTCGCCGAAGCGTTGTTTACCGCCAACGGCGTCTACGCCTTCTGGCCCGCCAACAGCGACGGCGACGACATCGTCCTGTATAGCGACGATGAGCGGAAGACCGAGATCGGCCGCATGCACACCATCCGGCAACAATGGGAACGCAAAGGCCAAAAAGACTTCCGCGCTCTGTCCGACTATATCGCGCCGATCGACTCAGGCCGCAAGGATTTCCTCGGCGGATTTGCGGTGACGACCGGTATCGGCTGCCAAGACCTGGCCAGCAAGTTCGACGCCGATCATGACGACTACAACTCGATCATGACCAAGGCCCTGGCCGATCGTCTGGCCGAAGCGTTCGCCGAATGGCTGCACGCCAAGGCCCGCACCGACTGGGGCTTTGGCGGCGATGAGAACCTGAGCAACGAAGAGATGATCGCCGAGCAGTACCGCGGCATCCGTCCGGCGGCCGGCTACCCCGCGCAGCCTGACCATACCGAGAAGCGTCAGCTATTCGATCTGCTGGAAGTGGAGAAGAACGCCGGGATCGAATTGACCGAAAGCATGGCGATGATGCCGGCGGCCAGCGTCTCCGGCCTTTACTTCGCCCATCCGAACTCACGGTACTTCGCCGTCGACCGAATGACCCGCGAGCAAGTCGCCGACTACGCCAAACGCAAAGGAACGACCCTGGCCGAAATGGAACGCTGGCTGGCGCCAAACCTGGGCTACGACCCCGACGAAGCGTAAAAGCGAAGGGTAGGGCAGGCCGTGCCTGCCAAGGCGCCAAGGCTCGACTTGGCAACGACGACTTAACTCCAAGAACGTGTGCTACTGCTGGCTTGTCCAGCAGTGGCACACGGGATGATGGAAGAGCGGGGTCTCGACCCAGCCTACGTCCTGGAAAACGCATACATTGCCACGCGAAGCCATGGCAATGGCGCCCATAGTTTTCTACGTCGAGCCAGGCCCCGGAGCCTGGTTGTCGCCGGACTGTCTGGGGGAGAGCACCAAGAACTTGCTTTCGTTGTGGTCGACCACGTCGAACGCTGATGACTTGCCAATCAGGTCGAAGTGCCGCACGAAGCCGTGCGCCGGGATGACCAGGTTGCTGTCGGCGATCTTGGTGGCGATCGCATCTTCGACGGTGCCGCGGACGAACTTCACCAAGATGCGACTGCTGGGCGGATCGTAGCCGAGCACCACGCGGTCGAGTCGGGCCTTGCGATTCTTGATGTTGTTCATCGGAATCACCAGGTCGCCGTTGACCTTGCGGATGTAAGCCGGAATCTTGACCTTCGCCTCGTTCATGGGCGAGTACATGCGGAACGAGTTTTCGACCTCGCCTTCCTGCACTTCGGCCAAGTGATGGATCAAGTCGGACGTGCTTAGCACGCCGCGCAGTTCTTGCCGCAATCCAACCACCGGCAGACAGCCGATCTTGTTGGTCGCCAACACCAAGGCCGCTTTGGCCAAGGGAACGTCGGGCGAAACGGTCACCGGTCGTTCGCGCGTGATCAGATGCTGAATTTCCCGCGGCAATTCGTCCGGCTCTTCCGGCTTCATCATCGAGCGTACGACGTCACGCTGCGACACGACCCCGATTACGCGCTTCTTCTCATCGACAATGATGATCCGCCGCAGACCATGGCGCGCCATGAGTCCAGCGACGATCTTCACGTGCGTACCGACCGTGGCGGTATGCACCTTTACCGTCATCACATCGCGGACGACGCCGCTCAGTTTTTCCGATATGGTATCGAGTGAAGGCATAGGGGGAACGATGAGAACCTGAACAGGGGAAATGTGATTTCCAGGATTGCCAAGGTCGGGAATTTCCCCGACATCAGGAAACTATAGCATGCGAAAGTTGCCGCAAGCGGCCGCTTCGCAGCTTCGCCAAATTTGCGGAGACCACGGTACAGAAAGAGGTTACGTCGTCGCGAATAACACGATTTACGGCCGCGTGCCGCAACGGCGACGACCGGTCGTAACGGTTATGGCGAGCAAGGTCGCACTCAGCCGGGCGACGGCCGATTTGGCCCCACCCCTGACGGCTAATTCTCGACCATGTAGATGTGCTGAATGGAAATTTTCGGCGCCACCGCGCTAAACGCGGCCGCTCCCTCGTCGGTCACTTTGGTGCGGGTCACGATCAAGGTTTCCAGCGATTTCGACTTGGCCAGCTCCAAAATGCCGGCGTCGGTCACCTCGGTCGAACCGAGATGCAGCCACTTCAGATTCGGCAATTCGGCGAGCAAGGCCAAATGCTTGTCGGTCAAGGCGTTGGCGTCCAGATTCAGCCGCTCGATCGCTTCCAGCTTCGCCAGTTCCGGGATCGCGGCGTCGGTGATCTTCGTCTTCCACAGATTCAGATCTTTCAGGTTCGTC
It includes:
- a CDS encoding radical SAM protein, with the translated sequence MPSGESPQVDPSHLDALWFQVTGLRCNLACRHCFVSCHPKNDTFGFLTLEQVESRLQEAAKLGVKEFYFTGGEPFLHPQIVPMLIAALRYGPVTVLTNGTVLKAQWLQQLWSAEDQGIYSLEFRVSIDGFSPATNDPIRGAGTFDRAMRGVQLLVEHDFLPIITAVRTWPDAEEAEVVANFAAVLRDIGYTRPRIKLLPTLQLGAEETRSCGYGQHDRITAEMWAGFDATQLVCEHSRVVSDRGVHVCPILVEAPDSLLGETLAESLRPFPLAHGACFTCYQFGSICANPSTAAGTGNGS
- a CDS encoding metallophosphoesterase family protein encodes the protein MTTRIAYFGGVYNNYLALEAAIADAKGRGVDQMFCLGDLGAFGPHPDRVFPLLHDHAIQVVRGNYDDSIGHGLDDCQCGYTDPRDNHFAQISYDYTLQNTSSDNRAYLRTLPPEIELEIEGKRILLCHGSPRRTNEFLWESTTSTSFLDWLCKERQADLILATHTGIHWGRELANRGAFVNVGALGRPANNGQTEVWYTIVTIDAQAGIRWQFVPLAYDFRRLSREMQAERLPPEFIETVETGWWTTCLEVLPAKERRTGRY
- a CDS encoding glycosyltransferase family 39 protein; translated protein: MTDSPFSWNVPLASRLFWRSLLLIALLGLGLRLLPLRESLWLDELHTAWVIDGDVSEIPRRAIEGNNGPLFFWLERLVVELFGASEWTLRMPSVVCGVTTLVLIGVLVRRWSGSGLAGITAALLVAVDRDMVFYATEARSYAAAQLGCLLLFALTMRLWRDFDRRTAVLWTLTAALTIHLHLTAALLVAACLPPLLLAAWGHRAWGRLALMLAGLGVGLLPLYPQLALVYSRRLNWTQFIHAGSSFRIIEILPIIPFGLAPLAIALVGNKLLPGRQADERQRNWTAHYVWTIFATLAPIAVAWYVTYLEITPLFLRRYLIGSQAMLFVWAGLNVARIEFRGLRILVAVTMASSIFFFHLPDHWTHQRRQDWRGAIATIDQLELPPEATLMVSSGLIESNELVANDDALADFCRLPVAALYRPQTPFPQVIPLRNGDPELLQPWQADMVTEPQTIVVMEPGDPAFAAELAVKAAQSLPWASTTRILPGHRGMRVVLVTPAEESASD
- a CDS encoding ExeA family protein; translation: MYEDYWNLSTRPFENTAIPAFYYPAESAQGTLLKLRYAVENRRGAALLTGGEGLGKSLMASLLLQQLPEQFTPKVHVVFPYMPADQLLAYIVRELVGVEQSATTSIADSVQAIRRGLSENTKAGNHAVLVIDEAHLVADFNALETLRLLTNLETDGLLDLTLLLVGQTEILPALKRTPAFETRLAVKCMVKPLSADETASYVLHRLTTAGARREIIEAAALARLHEITGGAPRRINRLCDLALLIAFAEEQTVISAEQIEAVNEELVAVSTD
- a CDS encoding P-loop NTPase family protein, with translation MSSVDRAFIRAYGPEVPTSDDPAAEYSRSVPVFPGGPTVEQLYEWRKKGLRIDLPGSPTNEGDLGDLAAESEEDEAPTPEASVFDASAQNTAAVAAAVDRILKRVRAEKEAAPPVAEVSPAPSPPKVNKPEAKQPAPEKLAPEKQPAKSIAPPAGKTSDRLEWESMLTTSSAAPKNVTFRPQWEAPRFAWPATIEMLLERGFEGFAEVRDRLTEVSGQGKKVVAVYSFAAGEGCSTLTLCLAKMLAGGGMKTAIVDASDTNPELATRLGVRVEHGWEAIAEGGPTVEDAAIHSVIDDLTLAPSLAKGTPEKLDQMLQSMKGSYDMILVDVGQVHDVPNKVSQIDAAMIVRDLRISDDSQVAEVVRRLAGAGISILGVTENFVG